A single Planctomycetota bacterium DNA region contains:
- a CDS encoding ATP-binding protein, translated as MASEGAASRCILLAVPGGDQVAPIIESGFAAAGWPTRSIETVAQLAQAVAEQLAGLVVLDMALPGAREALEALKMDPATNWVPVVALFPRGSRLLRPAELRVRADVELVEPVAIQHLIAAAESKAIRSTEPVSTRKVCLLLPSRRADLERCVQMASTLAQATGLAEAARTSLVAAIREAVANAIQHGNQGDPSKYVQVEYRQNPATVTITVRDQGAGFDAQRLLRQAIEGNAADAARDRHRQGGKGGLGLLMLVRCTDQVRYNGAGNIVTLTKFLRERPS; from the coding sequence ATGGCCTCTGAAGGTGCCGCGAGCCGCTGCATACTCCTGGCTGTTCCCGGGGGCGATCAGGTTGCACCGATCATCGAGTCAGGCTTCGCCGCCGCCGGCTGGCCGACGCGGTCCATCGAAACCGTCGCCCAGCTCGCCCAGGCGGTGGCCGAGCAGTTGGCCGGCCTGGTGGTCCTCGACATGGCGCTGCCCGGCGCCCGCGAGGCCCTCGAGGCGCTGAAGATGGACCCCGCGACGAACTGGGTCCCCGTGGTCGCGCTCTTCCCGCGCGGAAGCCGTCTGCTGCGGCCCGCGGAACTGCGCGTGCGCGCCGACGTCGAACTCGTGGAGCCGGTGGCGATTCAGCACCTCATCGCCGCCGCCGAAAGCAAGGCCATCCGCTCCACCGAGCCGGTCTCCACCCGCAAAGTCTGCCTGCTCCTGCCGAGCCGCAGGGCCGACCTGGAGCGCTGCGTCCAGATGGCCTCCACGCTCGCCCAGGCCACGGGCCTCGCCGAAGCGGCCCGCACGTCGCTCGTCGCCGCCATCCGCGAGGCCGTGGCCAATGCGATCCAGCACGGCAACCAGGGCGACCCGTCCAAGTACGTGCAGGTCGAGTACCGCCAGAACCCCGCCACCGTGACCATCACCGTGCGCGACCAGGGCGCCGGCTTCGACGCCCAGCGCCTCCTGCGGCAGGCCATCGAGGGCAACGCCGCCGACGCCGCGCGCGACCGCCATCGCCAGGGCGGCAAAGGCGGCCTCGGGCTCCTCATGCTTGTCCGCTGCACCGACCAGGTCCGCTACAATGGCGCCGGCAACATCGTGACGCTCACCAAGTTCCTCCGCGAACGCCCCAGTTGA
- a CDS encoding glucose 1-dehydrogenase, which yields MNISFTGRTAIVTGSGGGIGRTIARTLAQAGANVVIADIKLDLAQQTAAEIEKEFPPAGALAVQVDISKEDQVNAMVAAAVARFGSVDILVNNAGLSYPVKLVNMTARDWDRMIAVNLTGTMWCGKAAIAQMLKQGKGGVVINISSKSGVRGSAELSHYCATKFGVIGLAQSWAREYAKQGIRCCSILPGNVFEGSAIWNEEFIAKQAAKLGIRPDQVRAHYDSLVPLGRSCEPQDIANAVLFLASNLASYITGVSLLVDGGQEMRA from the coding sequence GTGAACATCAGCTTCACCGGAAGGACGGCCATCGTGACCGGCAGCGGCGGCGGCATTGGCCGCACCATCGCCCGCACCCTCGCTCAAGCGGGCGCCAACGTGGTGATCGCCGATATCAAGCTCGACCTCGCCCAGCAGACCGCCGCTGAGATCGAGAAGGAGTTCCCGCCCGCCGGCGCCCTCGCGGTGCAGGTGGACATCTCGAAGGAAGACCAGGTGAACGCCATGGTGGCTGCGGCCGTGGCTCGCTTCGGCAGCGTGGACATCCTGGTGAATAATGCCGGCCTGTCGTATCCCGTGAAACTCGTGAACATGACGGCGCGCGACTGGGACCGCATGATCGCGGTGAACCTCACGGGCACCATGTGGTGCGGCAAGGCGGCCATCGCCCAGATGCTCAAGCAGGGCAAGGGGGGCGTCGTCATCAACATCAGCTCGAAGAGCGGCGTGCGCGGCTCGGCCGAGCTCTCCCACTACTGCGCCACCAAGTTCGGCGTCATCGGCCTCGCCCAGTCGTGGGCGCGCGAATACGCCAAGCAGGGCATCCGCTGCTGCTCCATCCTCCCGGGCAACGTCTTCGAGGGCAGCGCCATCTGGAACGAGGAGTTCATCGCCAAACAGGCGGCCAAGCTGGGCATCCGGCCCGACCAGGTGCGCGCCCACTACGACTCGCTCGTGCCGCTCGGCCGCTCGTGCGAGCCGCAGGACATCGCCAACGCGGTGCTCTTCCTCGCCTCAAACCTCGCTTCGTACATCACGGGCGTCTCGCTGCTCGTGGACGGCGGGCAGGAGATGAGGGCGTAG
- a CDS encoding Mur ligase domain-containing protein — protein MSTPHAHLVGVAGVGMNPLAQALLAAGWQVSGSDRYLDSGQDVEVLPKLRRAGVRLVPQDGSGVTPDTAAVVASTAIEADNADLAAAARLRVPVVHRSAMLARLCEGKEVIAVTGTSGKTTVTGMVGFLLEQLGDDPTVVNGGVVVNWETDTAIGNVRAGRSSRWVIEADESDRSCLNFAPDWAILTNISADHFALDETRRLFAAFAAKVKKGLVVPKKEADEWMGGWMDEGKTGLSLIHSSIPPIIPSLELSATGSRFAYGGQEFCVPLLGAHNAENALQAVLLCERLGHPLDRIAAALAKFRGIRRRLDVAGTAGGVTVIDDYAHNPAKIRAAWQAVAPHYGRVLAAWRPHGFGPLAKMYDDLRTLFTEMGATCERLYLLPVYYAGGTAAGTVTSDALAADLAREGVPIELAADADDLVCRVAACARPGDVVLSMGARDPGLPAMARRLVEAIASEGRRSPAK, from the coding sequence GTGAGCACTCCCCACGCGCACCTCGTCGGCGTGGCGGGCGTGGGGATGAACCCCCTCGCCCAGGCCCTGCTCGCCGCAGGGTGGCAGGTGAGCGGCTCGGACCGGTATCTCGACTCGGGGCAGGACGTCGAAGTGCTGCCCAAGCTGCGGCGGGCCGGCGTGCGCCTGGTGCCGCAGGACGGTTCGGGCGTGACGCCCGACACGGCCGCCGTCGTGGCCAGCACGGCCATCGAGGCCGACAACGCCGACCTCGCGGCCGCCGCCCGCCTCCGCGTGCCCGTCGTCCACCGCTCCGCGATGCTCGCGCGCCTGTGCGAGGGCAAAGAGGTCATCGCCGTCACCGGCACCAGCGGCAAGACCACCGTGACCGGCATGGTCGGCTTCCTGCTCGAACAGCTCGGCGACGACCCCACCGTCGTCAACGGCGGCGTGGTGGTGAACTGGGAGACTGACACGGCGATCGGCAACGTGCGCGCCGGCCGCTCGAGCCGCTGGGTGATCGAGGCCGACGAGAGCGACCGCTCGTGCCTGAACTTCGCGCCCGACTGGGCGATCCTCACGAACATCTCGGCCGACCACTTCGCGCTCGATGAGACGCGGAGGCTCTTCGCGGCCTTTGCGGCGAAGGTGAAGAAGGGGCTGGTCGTGCCGAAGAAGGAAGCGGATGAATGGATGGGTGGATGGATGGATGAAGGCAAGACCGGTCTGTCACTCATCCACTCATCCATTCCTCCAATCATCCCGTCTCTCGAGCTCTCTGCCACCGGCTCGCGCTTCGCCTATGGCGGCCAGGAGTTCTGCGTGCCCCTTCTCGGCGCGCACAACGCCGAGAACGCCCTCCAGGCCGTCCTCCTGTGCGAACGGCTGGGCCACCCGCTCGACCGTATCGCCGCGGCGCTGGCGAAGTTCCGCGGCATACGCCGGCGACTCGACGTGGCCGGCACGGCCGGTGGCGTGACGGTGATTGACGATTACGCGCACAATCCCGCGAAGATCCGCGCCGCCTGGCAGGCTGTGGCGCCCCACTACGGCCGCGTGCTCGCCGCCTGGCGGCCCCATGGCTTCGGGCCGCTCGCCAAGATGTACGACGACCTCAGGACCTTGTTCACCGAGATGGGCGCGACGTGCGAGCGCCTCTACCTCCTGCCCGTGTACTATGCCGGCGGCACAGCCGCGGGCACGGTCACCTCCGACGCCCTCGCCGCCGACCTCGCGCGCGAGGGTGTGCCCATCGAGCTTGCCGCCGACGCCGACGACCTGGTGTGCCGCGTCGCCGCCTGCGCCCGCCCTGGCGACGTCGTGCTCAGCATGGGCGCCCGCGACCCCGGCCTGCCCGCCATGGCCCGCCGCCTGGTCGAGGCCATCGCGAGCGAGGGGCGAAGATCCCCGGCGAAATGA
- a CDS encoding PDDEXK nuclease domain-containing protein has translation MAKTPRSHRSKVLGKTKAAAPTGQQLLGDIRSLIESARERTARAVNAGLVTLYWSIGARIRQDILRERRAGYGEQIVSALSRQLVAEYGSGFSAKSLHHMVRFAEAFPDERIVSALRRQLSWTHFKQIIYLDDPLKRDFYAEMCRIERWSTRTLQRKIGTMLFERTALAKRPEEVVKRELAALRDADKLTPDLVFRDPYILDFLGLKDSYGEKDVESAILRELESFILEMGVGFTFAARQKRISVDHRDYYLDLLFYHRTLRRLVAIDLKLDRFQAEHKGQMELYLRWLDRYERQPGEEPPIGLILCAGKTAEHVELLQLAPSGIRIAEYLTELPPRGLLERKLHEALRNARAALAARCLPKRLAGKTGEKA, from the coding sequence ATGGCCAAGACACCCCGGTCTCACCGCTCGAAGGTTCTCGGTAAGACCAAAGCCGCCGCCCCCACGGGGCAGCAGCTCCTCGGCGACATCCGCTCCCTCATCGAATCCGCCCGCGAGCGCACGGCCCGAGCGGTCAATGCCGGGCTGGTCACGCTCTACTGGAGCATCGGCGCTCGGATTCGCCAGGACATATTGAGGGAGAGGCGAGCGGGCTACGGTGAGCAGATTGTCTCCGCGCTGTCGAGACAATTGGTGGCTGAGTATGGCTCTGGCTTCAGCGCAAAGTCTTTACATCACATGGTTCGGTTCGCTGAGGCATTCCCCGACGAGAGGATTGTCTCCGCGCTGCGGAGACAATTGAGCTGGACCCACTTCAAACAGATTATCTACCTCGACGACCCGCTCAAGCGCGACTTCTACGCCGAGATGTGCCGCATCGAGCGCTGGAGCACCCGCACGCTCCAGCGGAAGATCGGCACGATGCTCTTCGAGCGCACGGCGCTCGCGAAGAGGCCCGAAGAGGTGGTGAAGCGCGAACTGGCCGCGCTGCGCGACGCGGACAAGCTGACGCCCGACCTGGTGTTCCGCGATCCCTACATCCTCGACTTCCTCGGCCTGAAGGACAGCTACGGCGAGAAGGACGTCGAATCGGCGATTCTCCGCGAGCTGGAGAGCTTCATCCTGGAGATGGGCGTCGGCTTCACGTTCGCCGCCCGCCAGAAGCGCATCTCGGTAGACCACCGCGACTACTACCTCGACCTGCTGTTCTACCACCGCACGCTGCGGCGGCTCGTGGCAATTGACCTCAAGCTCGACCGCTTCCAGGCCGAGCACAAGGGGCAGATGGAGCTGTACCTCCGCTGGCTCGACCGCTACGAGCGTCAGCCGGGCGAGGAGCCGCCCATCGGCCTCATCCTGTGCGCTGGCAAGACCGCTGAGCACGTCGAACTGCTCCAACTCGCCCCCAGCGGCATCCGCATCGCCGAGTACCTCACCGAACTCCCGCCCCGCGGACTCCTTGAGCGCAAGCTCCACGAAGCCCTCCGCAACGCCCGCGCCGCGCTGGCCGCGCGGTGCCTGCCGAAGCGATTGGCGGGGAAAACGGGGGAGAAGGCGTGA